A genomic window from Natronorubrum aibiense includes:
- a CDS encoding proline racemase family protein gives MKIDGDFDSVRTDASFTTVDTHTAGEPTRILLDGLDRSTLTGDSVRMKRKSFAEQYDWVRELLMREPRGHDDMFGAVVVEPHEEIADLGVFFMDSEGYLDMCGHGTIGIVSALVELGHLPAEPTINVETPAGVIETRPQYANGRVERVTIQNVDSFVYDTATVPVSFSDSPLRVDVVYAGNFFALVDSEQLNASVDTTQTDDFVDWGLEIRNAVNNELEIVHPFSGKPDAVSITEIYESSDDVDRSIVVFGDGQVDRSPCGTGTCAKMALLYETGHLSVDEPYLHESVVGTRFEGQIVETKQRDDITLIVPTITGSARITGKHTFVKDPRDPIMSLSISSDET, from the coding sequence ATGAAGATCGACGGAGATTTCGACAGCGTGCGCACGGATGCATCGTTTACGACGGTCGACACACACACAGCAGGAGAGCCAACGCGCATTCTCCTCGACGGTCTCGACCGATCCACTCTCACTGGCGACAGCGTTCGCATGAAACGCAAGTCGTTCGCCGAGCAGTATGACTGGGTTCGTGAACTGCTGATGAGAGAGCCGCGAGGTCACGACGACATGTTCGGTGCGGTCGTCGTCGAACCGCACGAGGAAATCGCTGACCTCGGCGTATTCTTCATGGACAGCGAGGGGTATTTGGATATGTGCGGTCACGGGACAATTGGCATCGTCTCGGCCCTCGTCGAACTGGGACACCTACCCGCCGAACCGACGATCAACGTTGAGACACCGGCAGGTGTCATTGAGACCAGGCCCCAGTATGCCAACGGAAGGGTCGAGCGGGTCACGATTCAGAACGTCGATTCGTTCGTCTATGACACGGCGACAGTCCCCGTCTCGTTCTCCGACTCGCCGCTTCGAGTGGATGTTGTCTACGCTGGGAACTTCTTTGCGCTGGTCGATAGCGAGCAATTGAACGCTTCTGTCGATACTACTCAAACCGACGACTTCGTCGATTGGGGACTCGAAATACGGAATGCCGTAAACAACGAACTCGAAATCGTTCACCCGTTCTCTGGCAAACCCGATGCGGTCTCTATCACTGAGATTTACGAATCCTCCGACGACGTTGACCGCAGTATTGTTGTTTTTGGCGATGGGCAGGTGGACCGCTCGCCGTGTGGGACCGGCACGTGTGCAAAGATGGCACTCTTATACGAAACCGGACATCTCTCGGTCGACGAACCGTATCTCCACGAGAGCGTCGTTGGAACCCGATTCGAGGGTCAAATTGTCGAGACGAAACAACGTGATGACATAACTCTAATAGTCCCGACAATAACTGGATCCGCCCGTATCACGGGCAAGCATACGTTCGTGAAAGATCCTCGTGACCCGATAATGAGCCTGAGTATCTCTTCGGACGAAACGTAG
- a CDS encoding proline dehydrogenase family protein: MIPPIANKFVAGESPSLALDHATRNHTYGVGTILNLLGEHYDNPKEAAADTEAYCLLIDDIASLEIDACVSVKPSQIGLDISAEVFETNLHQIVEQAAERDVFVWIDMEDYTTTDVTLDAYEELALKYDGGVGVCLQANLKRTREDLDRLADLPGKIRLVKGAYDEPKSVSYKDKTRVDEEYRALLEAAFKHRDGGVAVGSHDPEMIEYARQLHEEYGTPYEIQMLMGVRKDAQRNLAAEDVTVYQYAPYGSRWLLYFYRRLRERKENLFFAARAVVQ, encoded by the coding sequence ACTCGAAATCACACATACGGTGTCGGTACGATTCTCAATCTACTCGGAGAGCACTACGACAATCCGAAAGAGGCAGCCGCAGATACCGAAGCCTACTGTTTGCTGATCGACGATATCGCGTCGCTGGAAATCGATGCTTGTGTCTCGGTCAAACCCTCGCAGATCGGTCTGGATATCTCCGCCGAGGTGTTCGAAACCAACCTTCATCAAATCGTCGAGCAGGCGGCCGAACGAGACGTGTTCGTCTGGATCGATATGGAGGACTACACGACGACGGACGTGACGCTGGATGCATACGAGGAACTCGCTTTGAAATATGATGGCGGAGTCGGCGTCTGTTTGCAGGCAAATCTCAAACGAACTCGGGAGGATCTCGACCGACTCGCCGACCTACCGGGTAAGATTCGTCTCGTGAAAGGGGCCTACGACGAACCGAAATCGGTCTCGTACAAGGACAAAACTCGAGTCGACGAAGAGTACCGGGCGTTGCTCGAGGCTGCCTTCAAGCACCGCGACGGCGGTGTCGCCGTCGGCAGTCACGACCCCGAGATGATCGAGTATGCCCGCCAACTCCACGAGGAGTACGGGACGCCGTACGAGATTCAGATGCTCATGGGTGTCCGGAAGGATGCCCAGCGGAACCTCGCGGCTGAAGACGTTACCGTCTACCAGTATGCCCCCTACGGATCACGCTGGCTCCTGTACTTTTACCGCCGTCTCCGTGAACGCAAGGAAAACCTGTTCTTTGCCGCCCGTGCAGTTGTTCAGTGA
- a CDS encoding phage NrS-1 polymerase family protein, protein MMSESAVSVLPEELRERDQWVCWKEEPRDGKPTKIPVTPGSGAFASSTDPETWASFETALEYAGTENADGIGFVFTDDDPIVGVDLDDCRSPESGDVDDTALDIIERLDSYTEISPSGTEFHVLIKGELPDGRNRRGSIELYDTARFFTVTGDHLEDTPPRVARRQDALIAIHREYVQDTEPDSEHESGNRRTRDETETRGSAAHTDVDLEDEDRLERTRNASNGEKFERLWRGSTAGYESQSEADMALCCLLAFWTGGDQQQMDRLFRKSGLLRDKWDEVHYADGSTYGEKTIERAIASTSEFYDPDTRETATESAPRTSEPSTTASRDESKRTQNRAYLVEKNRLLTDRIDELETTLEQKTERINRLEATIEDLETELAERNREIEQTREEQAETMSDCDTASETASLWGRLFGGSSK, encoded by the coding sequence ATGATGTCTGAGAGTGCTGTCTCGGTACTCCCCGAGGAACTACGTGAGCGCGACCAGTGGGTCTGCTGGAAAGAAGAACCTCGAGATGGGAAGCCGACGAAGATACCAGTGACGCCAGGCAGTGGTGCGTTCGCATCATCGACGGATCCCGAAACATGGGCGTCGTTCGAGACAGCGCTCGAGTACGCCGGCACGGAGAACGCCGATGGTATCGGCTTCGTCTTTACCGACGACGATCCTATCGTCGGCGTGGATCTGGATGACTGTCGAAGTCCCGAAAGCGGCGACGTCGACGATACAGCACTGGACATCATTGAACGACTCGATTCCTATACGGAGATCTCTCCGTCGGGTACTGAGTTTCATGTGCTCATCAAGGGAGAGCTCCCGGATGGACGGAACCGCCGTGGCAGCATCGAACTGTATGACACTGCTCGGTTTTTCACCGTGACTGGCGACCATCTCGAGGACACGCCACCTCGTGTTGCACGTCGGCAGGACGCGCTCATCGCGATCCATCGTGAGTACGTCCAGGACACTGAGCCGGACTCAGAGCACGAATCTGGGAACCGTCGCACTAGGGACGAGACGGAAACGAGGGGTAGTGCAGCCCATACTGACGTTGATCTCGAGGACGAGGACCGGCTCGAGCGAACACGGAACGCATCGAACGGCGAGAAATTCGAGCGGTTGTGGCGTGGCTCAACTGCTGGATACGAGAGTCAGTCAGAGGCGGACATGGCGCTGTGCTGTCTGCTGGCGTTCTGGACTGGTGGGGATCAGCAGCAGATGGATCGGCTCTTCCGCAAATCGGGACTGCTCCGAGACAAGTGGGATGAAGTCCACTATGCTGACGGCTCTACGTACGGCGAAAAGACCATCGAACGAGCGATCGCGAGCACCTCTGAGTTCTACGATCCGGACACTCGAGAGACGGCAACCGAATCAGCTCCCAGAACAAGCGAGCCGTCGACCACTGCTAGCCGTGACGAATCAAAGCGGACTCAGAATCGTGCGTATCTGGTCGAGAAGAATCGACTGTTGACTGACCGTATCGACGAACTCGAGACCACGCTCGAACAGAAAACTGAACGTATCAATCGTCTCGAGGCAACGATCGAGGATCTCGAAACCGAACTTGCAGAGCGTAACCGAGAGATCGAGCAGACTCGAGAAGAACAAGCTGAGACGATGTCCGACTGTGATACCGCTTCAGAGACAGCCTCTCTGTGGGGACGATTATTCGGAGGTAGCTCCAAGTAA
- a CDS encoding DMT family transporter has product MSYSRVKNRYQTVAFFVVLAALWGGTYPAVKIGLNDFPPIFYAALRLDLAAIVLLLYVSRSFDYWWPRDRRDWLAVFSGGIFTLGGHSVLQNIGQQTVPSAIAAILGGLIPVLTIGFAKIFLPQDDFGIPELLGISLGFAGIVVVTQPDPANLLVANTIGQVILVLSAAAFALGGVLIQWANAEMPLSPRTAWAMIIGAVLTHVASFASPTESLRFVQLSLGGLLALLYLGIFVSAIGYLMYFHLLPQLGSVELNLVTYGAAMFGTVFSWILFAEQVTSLTIVGFCLILLGFVLLKRKEFYRI; this is encoded by the coding sequence ATGAGCTATTCTCGTGTCAAGAATAGATATCAGACCGTTGCCTTCTTTGTCGTCTTAGCGGCCCTATGGGGTGGCACGTATCCCGCAGTAAAGATTGGTCTTAATGATTTTCCGCCTATATTTTATGCCGCGTTACGGCTTGACCTTGCTGCGATTGTACTGCTTCTATATGTCTCTCGCTCATTCGATTATTGGTGGCCACGCGATAGACGCGACTGGTTAGCAGTTTTTTCTGGGGGGATATTCACCCTTGGCGGACACAGTGTCCTACAGAACATTGGCCAACAAACAGTTCCGAGTGCAATCGCTGCAATCCTCGGAGGGTTGATTCCAGTATTAACAATTGGCTTTGCTAAGATTTTTCTTCCTCAAGACGACTTCGGCATACCCGAGTTGCTCGGTATCAGCCTCGGATTTGCTGGGATCGTGGTAGTTACCCAACCAGACCCAGCGAACCTTCTTGTAGCGAACACCATTGGACAAGTAATTTTAGTGCTCTCCGCAGCCGCATTCGCGCTCGGAGGCGTCCTTATTCAGTGGGCAAACGCTGAGATGCCGCTTTCTCCTCGGACTGCGTGGGCAATGATCATTGGTGCTGTCCTTACCCACGTCGCCAGCTTTGCAAGCCCGACTGAATCTCTCCGATTCGTTCAGCTGTCTCTGGGGGGACTCCTTGCACTCCTCTATCTTGGCATATTCGTGAGCGCGATTGGATATCTCATGTACTTCCACCTCCTTCCTCAACTCGGGTCAGTCGAACTCAATCTTGTTACATACGGAGCGGCGATGTTTGGGACAGTATTCAGTTGGATACTTTTCGCAGAACAAGTTACTTCGCTTACCATCGTTGGATTCTGTCTCATTCTTCTTGGCTTTGTTTTACTCAAACGAAAGGAGTTCTACAGGATATAG
- a CDS encoding M14 family zinc carboxypeptidase, whose protein sequence is MCEKDIHIYVIVGIELYSQMNRNYLKSTRRTVLKTLGGAVTVGAVSGVASAGHDDDHIVPNGPWLTGEQEVRYDGFYDYEELVKRLEQIEQNTQGRVSVDTIGQSNQGRDIFRATVGDGAEDVFVITQQHGNEPTGTEAVLTNLLSLLGNNGTVAQDILDELTVHVVPRVNVDGAEIPQRYNIDSDAPARDTSEGFFTAGSEGVGWDINRYHDPDWEESRLYQNYPDEYPENPIPEAVAVQETVEAVDPLWIADVHNQGTYKDDDGDMIKSSIFWPINEHVEEGPQNLSKQLCRVIYDHAQPFGYANITQYPGGTYPGIARNGYGLRGLGSILLEHRAGVGQKSQGHLNRLALEQLMSIFEATADGSLYNVDPTAAEDIPERGDWHYKSLPPE, encoded by the coding sequence ATGTGTGAGAAAGACATTCATATTTATGTGATCGTTGGTATAGAATTATATTCGCAGATGAATAGAAATTATCTCAAATCAACCAGACGTACAGTGCTGAAGACCCTTGGTGGAGCAGTCACCGTCGGGGCTGTCAGTGGTGTTGCTTCGGCAGGTCATGATGACGACCATATCGTTCCGAACGGGCCGTGGCTCACAGGAGAGCAGGAAGTTCGCTACGACGGGTTTTACGACTACGAAGAGTTAGTCAAGCGTCTCGAGCAGATCGAACAGAACACACAGGGACGTGTCTCGGTCGATACGATTGGCCAGTCGAACCAAGGGCGAGATATTTTTCGCGCGACAGTTGGCGATGGGGCCGAGGACGTCTTCGTTATCACACAACAACACGGGAATGAACCGACGGGAACGGAAGCCGTCCTTACCAACCTCCTGAGCCTCCTCGGGAACAACGGAACGGTTGCGCAAGACATCCTTGACGAACTTACGGTTCACGTGGTTCCCCGCGTGAACGTCGACGGTGCCGAGATCCCACAGCGCTACAACATTGATTCGGACGCACCCGCGAGAGATACCAGTGAGGGGTTCTTTACGGCGGGCTCTGAGGGTGTCGGGTGGGATATCAATCGGTATCACGATCCAGACTGGGAGGAGAGTCGACTGTATCAGAACTACCCCGACGAGTATCCCGAGAATCCGATTCCGGAAGCGGTCGCAGTGCAGGAAACCGTTGAAGCAGTCGATCCGCTCTGGATCGCTGACGTCCATAATCAAGGAACGTACAAAGACGACGACGGGGACATGATTAAGAGTTCTATCTTCTGGCCTATCAACGAGCACGTCGAAGAGGGGCCACAGAATCTCTCGAAGCAACTGTGCCGCGTAATATACGATCACGCCCAACCGTTCGGCTACGCTAATATTACGCAATATCCCGGCGGTACATATCCAGGGATCGCACGAAACGGGTACGGCCTGCGCGGACTCGGCAGTATCCTGCTTGAGCACCGGGCTGGTGTCGGACAGAAATCACAGGGACACCTCAATCGATTGGCGCTCGAACAACTCATGAGTATCTTCGAAGCGACCGCTGACGGGTCTCTGTACAATGTCGATCCCACTGCTGCTGAGGACATTCCCGAACGTGGAGACTGGCACTACAAGTCACTTCCACCGGAATAA
- a CDS encoding sodium-dependent transporter produces MESSEPRTAREEWGTRFGFLMAMVGAMVGAGNIWRMPFTTGQNGGGAFLVAYIVLLYVIAVPGLMAETMIGRYTNKGVIGTFNQIFRSKRSQGLGVVVLIVNVALMSYYAPIIGWALYYAGHSLLMTFTQPGFQPQAFWDGFISNPALVIGMHTVTMAGIAGTLVFGIRRGIERVVKWMIPLLVLALVAVGVRGVTLPGGMEGVAFVFTPDWTSLTRGSTWVAALSQALFSTGLGWGIALTYGSYLSRYDDVPLGGGMFTAIGNTSIGLLAVFATFPIVFAFGIEPAAGSNLLFISLAEVFPELPGGAAWAAVFFISFLFATFTSGLGITEVGVTTVSEETRLSRTGSVLAVCGVVWLFGLPSAYSSSFLDQMDFVIGSFGLPLATLSIIALVAWKLGPERARVIDLNRNTGIYVSRWWNPVIKYVIPVVMVFIVGFGVVTNIGTENQTLVMVGVALMVALVVISTAVMGIIGNASSSPGPVSEGGD; encoded by the coding sequence ATGGAAAGCTCAGAACCAAGAACAGCGAGAGAAGAATGGGGGACCCGATTCGGCTTCCTTATGGCGATGGTGGGAGCCATGGTTGGGGCAGGAAATATCTGGAGAATGCCGTTCACCACGGGGCAAAACGGTGGAGGAGCGTTCCTCGTCGCGTACATCGTCTTGTTGTACGTCATTGCGGTTCCCGGTCTCATGGCTGAGACGATGATCGGTCGGTACACGAACAAGGGCGTCATAGGAACGTTCAATCAGATTTTTAGGAGTAAGCGTTCGCAAGGGCTCGGTGTCGTTGTTCTCATCGTCAACGTGGCGTTGATGTCGTACTATGCGCCGATCATTGGATGGGCACTCTACTACGCCGGCCACTCCTTACTTATGACGTTCACCCAGCCCGGATTCCAGCCGCAGGCGTTCTGGGACGGGTTCATCTCGAACCCAGCACTCGTCATCGGGATGCATACAGTGACTATGGCTGGGATCGCCGGTACCCTCGTCTTCGGGATCCGTCGCGGTATCGAGCGTGTAGTGAAGTGGATGATTCCGCTACTCGTCCTCGCACTGGTCGCGGTTGGGGTTCGTGGTGTCACTCTTCCCGGCGGAATGGAAGGGGTGGCATTCGTCTTTACGCCTGACTGGACATCCCTCACTCGCGGGAGTACCTGGGTTGCAGCACTCAGCCAGGCATTATTCTCGACCGGGTTAGGATGGGGAATCGCACTCACTTACGGGAGCTATCTCAGCAGATACGACGATGTTCCACTTGGTGGCGGTATGTTCACCGCGATCGGGAACACGAGTATCGGGCTATTGGCGGTGTTCGCGACGTTCCCTATCGTTTTTGCGTTCGGAATCGAACCGGCTGCGGGTTCTAATTTGCTCTTCATCTCTCTGGCCGAGGTGTTCCCTGAACTGCCCGGCGGAGCGGCGTGGGCCGCCGTGTTCTTCATCTCGTTCCTTTTCGCAACGTTCACTTCAGGTCTCGGTATCACCGAAGTCGGCGTAACGACCGTTTCCGAGGAGACACGTCTCTCACGAACCGGTTCGGTACTCGCGGTCTGCGGAGTCGTCTGGCTGTTCGGTCTCCCGAGCGCCTATTCGTCGTCGTTCCTCGATCAGATGGACTTCGTGATCGGGAGTTTCGGCCTCCCGCTAGCGACGCTGTCGATCATCGCACTCGTTGCGTGGAAGCTGGGTCCAGAGCGCGCCCGCGTCATCGACCTCAACCGTAACACCGGCATCTACGTCAGTCGGTGGTGGAATCCGGTCATCAAGTACGTTATACCAGTGGTAATGGTGTTCATCGTTGGCTTCGGTGTTGTCACGAACATCGGGACTGAAAACCAAACGTTGGTGATGGTGGGTGTTGCTCTCATGGTGGCTCTCGTCGTGATAAGTACGGCCGTGATGGGCATCATTGGAAACGCGAGTAGTTCTCCGGGACCTGTCTCAGAGGGGGGTGACTGA
- a CDS encoding PAS domain-containing sensor histidine kinase, with product MTSSSLSETLRETLSLFEESGAPLTTIEVADRLGLDRESSHERLERLVDYNELETKNVGTSGRVWWQPRLSPKPSSSDRREHDLELFRTLLDYSTDSVLVVDPDTGEYIDVNETACQRCGYSREELLSLSVPDIEINIDNLTEWNAFVDELRASGTITFDGRHRRGDGTTYPVEVTATHVELDREYVLAVAHDVTERRKRKRELERTKRRFEAVFEDPNILAGLLEPDGTVVDINGTAMEYIDADLDDVAGDPFWKTPWWGAGEVIRADVRKWIERAAAGEYVDFEADLTRPSGEQYTLDGVFRPVMNDDGDVVSIIISSRDVTERKQRERELRENEERLRLALEAGEMGTWELDLRTKDSPIRSPQHDRIFGYDDPLDEWDFETFLDHVQTDEREEVKRRFEEAFETGTWDFECRITRADDEQRVISAQGEFHFDSEGEPTRAVGVVQDITERKQRERELEESERRYHTLADHFPNGAVALVDEDFRYVTFGGTPEGDTDVTRADLEGKPLRDALPQELADVVVPRYEAALDGQASEFESTIGDRVYQFYFMPVRDDSGDIFAAIGMSQDITERRQAEENLQKSKERFHALVTASSDVVYRMSPDWSEMHELEGKEFLADTDELTSNWLDKYIHPDDQPRVTEAIDKAIETKSTFELEYRVEQDDGSTGWTFSRAVPMLDEDGKIDEWIGMASDITERKRRERALERSEQRYRTLANHFPNGAVTLFDDDLKYTLLAGQGFEQISIDPDEAAGRSVGEVWGEDIAETLEPMYRDALAGDDRTVELSYEGREWMVHAVPITDEEGTVFAGMAMVQDITEQKEHERYLRDAKSQLEAATEAGAIGTWEWDVQNDEMIVGQSFARTFGVDPDAAQQGVSLDQFIDAVHENDRERVVAQIEDTIETCGEYESEYRVWNADGELRWVVARGRVECDDDGSALTFPGALTDITERKHAELERQRTMEQLETLVDILPIGVVVADANGSLIRANDTAREIWGGDVFDAESITEYDKYPAVWADTDEPVTLDDWTMSQVLHGAEVTEPNIYEISAFDGEQRIIMEHGMPIRDEYGDVSRAVVTLTDITERREYQRKLEESNERLEQFAYAASHDLQEPLRMVTSYLQLLEKRYDDAFDEDGEEFLEFAVDGAERMREMIGGLLEYSRVETRGDPFEPTDLNALLDDVLVDLQLQIEGNDAEITAEDLPRVEGDAGQLRQVLQNLLSNALTYSGDEPPRVHVSAHRRRGKWVISVADDGIGINPENQDRIFTVFDRLHSREEYDGTGIGLALCERIVERHGGDIWVDSEPGEGATFSFTLPAADAADK from the coding sequence GTGACCTCCAGTTCGCTGAGCGAGACGCTCCGAGAGACACTCTCGCTTTTCGAGGAGTCCGGAGCCCCGTTGACGACGATCGAAGTGGCAGATCGACTTGGTCTCGATCGTGAGAGCTCCCACGAGCGCCTCGAGCGCCTTGTCGACTACAATGAACTCGAGACGAAGAACGTCGGCACGAGCGGACGTGTTTGGTGGCAACCACGATTGTCACCGAAACCATCATCGTCAGACCGACGTGAGCACGACCTCGAGCTGTTTCGGACCCTGCTGGACTACTCGACCGACAGCGTGCTAGTCGTCGACCCCGACACCGGGGAGTACATCGACGTCAATGAGACAGCCTGTCAGCGCTGCGGCTACTCGCGGGAGGAACTGCTCTCGCTATCCGTTCCCGATATCGAGATCAACATCGATAATCTGACCGAGTGGAACGCGTTCGTCGACGAATTGCGGGCGAGCGGAACGATCACGTTCGACGGCCGCCACCGGCGAGGCGATGGAACGACGTATCCGGTCGAGGTCACCGCGACCCACGTCGAACTCGACCGGGAGTACGTCCTCGCGGTCGCCCACGACGTGACGGAGCGCCGGAAGCGCAAACGTGAACTCGAGCGGACCAAGCGCCGCTTCGAGGCGGTCTTCGAGGATCCGAACATCCTCGCCGGCCTCCTCGAACCTGACGGGACAGTCGTTGACATCAACGGGACGGCGATGGAGTACATCGACGCCGACCTCGACGACGTGGCCGGCGACCCCTTCTGGAAGACACCATGGTGGGGAGCTGGCGAGGTGATCCGCGCCGACGTGCGGAAGTGGATCGAGCGCGCAGCGGCCGGCGAGTACGTCGATTTCGAGGCCGATCTCACCAGACCCAGTGGCGAACAATACACGCTCGACGGCGTCTTCAGACCGGTCATGAACGACGACGGTGACGTCGTCTCCATCATCATCTCCTCCCGCGACGTCACCGAGCGTAAGCAGCGTGAGCGCGAGTTACGGGAGAACGAGGAGCGGTTGCGGCTCGCTCTCGAAGCCGGGGAAATGGGGACGTGGGAACTAGACCTCCGGACCAAGGACTCGCCCATCCGCTCCCCGCAGCACGACCGCATCTTCGGCTACGACGACCCGCTCGACGAGTGGGACTTCGAGACGTTCCTCGACCACGTCCAGACGGACGAGCGCGAGGAGGTGAAACGGCGCTTCGAAGAGGCGTTCGAGACGGGAACGTGGGATTTCGAGTGCCGGATCACCCGAGCCGACGACGAGCAGCGTGTCATATCGGCCCAGGGGGAGTTCCACTTCGACAGCGAGGGAGAGCCGACTCGTGCGGTCGGCGTAGTCCAAGACATTACCGAGCGCAAGCAGCGCGAACGCGAACTCGAAGAGTCCGAACGGCGCTACCACACGCTGGCCGATCACTTCCCGAACGGGGCTGTCGCCCTCGTCGACGAGGACTTCCGGTACGTCACCTTCGGCGGTACCCCGGAGGGCGACACAGACGTGACGCGTGCGGACCTCGAGGGGAAGCCGCTTCGAGACGCATTGCCCCAAGAGCTGGCAGACGTCGTCGTCCCCCGATACGAGGCCGCGCTTGATGGCCAAGCATCCGAATTCGAGAGCACGATCGGCGATCGGGTCTACCAGTTCTATTTCATGCCGGTTCGAGACGACAGCGGGGACATCTTCGCCGCCATTGGAATGTCCCAAGACATCACCGAACGCAGACAGGCCGAGGAGAACCTCCAGAAGAGCAAAGAACGGTTCCATGCGCTGGTCACTGCAAGTTCAGACGTAGTGTATCGCATGAGCCCCGATTGGAGCGAGATGCACGAACTCGAAGGCAAAGAGTTCCTCGCCGATACGGACGAACTGACCAGTAACTGGCTGGATAAATATATCCATCCGGACGATCAGCCGCGAGTCACAGAGGCCATTGACAAAGCAATCGAGACAAAGAGCACGTTCGAGTTGGAATACCGGGTGGAACAGGACGATGGGAGCACGGGCTGGACATTCTCGCGTGCGGTACCGATGCTGGACGAGGACGGTAAGATCGACGAATGGATCGGAATGGCGAGCGATATCACCGAGCGAAAACGACGCGAGCGAGCGCTCGAGCGGTCCGAGCAGCGCTACCGCACGCTCGCGAATCACTTCCCCAACGGTGCCGTCACGCTGTTCGATGACGATCTGAAGTACACGCTTCTGGCCGGGCAGGGGTTTGAGCAGATCTCCATCGATCCGGATGAGGCCGCGGGACGTAGCGTCGGTGAGGTTTGGGGCGAAGACATCGCCGAGACACTGGAACCGATGTATCGCGACGCGCTCGCCGGTGATGATCGGACGGTCGAACTTTCCTACGAAGGCCGAGAGTGGATGGTCCACGCCGTTCCGATCACTGACGAGGAGGGCACGGTGTTCGCTGGCATGGCGATGGTCCAGGACATCACCGAGCAGAAGGAGCACGAACGGTACCTTCGGGACGCCAAATCCCAGCTCGAGGCGGCAACGGAGGCCGGCGCGATCGGGACGTGGGAGTGGGACGTCCAGAACGACGAGATGATCGTCGGGCAGTCGTTCGCGCGGACCTTCGGCGTCGATCCGGACGCGGCCCAGCAGGGCGTCTCGCTCGATCAGTTCATCGACGCCGTCCACGAGAACGACCGTGAGCGAGTGGTCGCCCAGATCGAGGACACCATCGAGACCTGCGGCGAGTACGAATCGGAGTACCGCGTCTGGAACGCCGACGGGGAACTCCGCTGGGTCGTCGCACGTGGTCGCGTCGAATGCGACGACGACGGCAGTGCGCTGACGTTCCCCGGCGCGCTGACCGATATCACCGAGCGCAAGCACGCCGAACTCGAGCGCCAGCGGACCATGGAGCAGTTGGAGACGCTGGTCGATATCCTCCCGATCGGCGTTGTCGTTGCCGACGCAAACGGGTCGCTGATCAGAGCCAACGACACGGCTAGGGAGATCTGGGGTGGCGACGTGTTCGACGCGGAGTCGATCACGGAGTACGACAAGTACCCCGCGGTGTGGGCGGATACGGACGAGCCGGTCACTTTGGACGACTGGACGATGTCCCAAGTCCTCCACGGAGCCGAGGTTACGGAGCCGAACATCTACGAGATCAGCGCATTCGACGGCGAACAACGCATCATCATGGAGCACGGCATGCCGATCAGAGACGAGTATGGCGACGTGAGCCGCGCCGTCGTCACCCTGACGGATATCACCGAACGCCGCGAGTACCAGCGCAAACTCGAGGAATCCAACGAGCGGTTGGAACAGTTTGCCTACGCGGCCTCCCATGACCTTCAGGAGCCGCTCCGAATGGTCACGAGCTACCTCCAGTTGCTCGAGAAGCGCTATGACGACGCCTTCGACGAGGACGGTGAGGAGTTCCTCGAATTCGCCGTCGACGGGGCCGAGCGGATGCGTGAGATGATCGGCGGCCTCCTCGAGTACTCCCGCGTCGAGACGCGTGGCGATCCGTTCGAACCGACGGATCTGAACGCCCTTCTCGACGACGTGCTCGTTGACCTTCAGCTCCAGATCGAGGGGAATGACGCCGAGATCACCGCCGAAGACCTCCCGCGTGTCGAGGGCGACGCCGGTCAGCTGCGGCAGGTCCTCCAGAATCTCCTCTCGAACGCGCTCACGTACAGCGGGGACGAGCCGCCGCGGGTTCATGTCAGTGCCCACCGCCGTCGGGGGAAGTGGGTAATCTCGGTCGCAGATGATGGGATCGGAATTAATCCCGAGAATCAAGACCGCATCTTCACGGTGTTTGACCGACTCCACAGCCGCGAGGAGTACGACGGCACCGGGATCGGCCTCGCACTCTGTGAACGGATCGTCGAGCGTCACGGCGGCGACATCTGGGTCGACTCCGAACCGGGCGAGGGCGCGACGTTCTCGTTTACGCTGCCGGCGGCAGATGCTGCAGATAAGTGA